ACGATTACCTCGCGATTCGCTCCAGCTTCTGCAGCCGAGTTCATGATACCACTTAGTTCTTTCCATGCCACACGTGTGTCTTGTCCGTAAGCATTAAAATAAGAGAGTCCTGCGCCCGGCTCCAGAGCTAAATGCTCTCGCAGCTTACGGGTAATAACCTGTCCTCCAAGCGTTGAGCCCTCAATGACATATAAATAACCCAGCAATTGTTCCGTTAAAGCGATCTCGGGGATTTCGCTGCATAGAGGAACCTGCTGTCTATTCGAAGAGAGGTATGCAAGGTCCTGCTCCAGCAGGGGCGATTTCGCACGATGCTTCATATCGATGCCCAGCTCCTGCACACCGTCAAGCTGCTCAATCTTCTGTTCTATCGGCAGAATAAAGCCGTAAAATTTCTCTAAATACGCCTGATAATCGGCCTTGTTAAGGGTATGGTTCATAATGGCTTTGGCATAGTCATTTTGCTCGATTCGATCATGTTCCTCCGCCGTTTCTTTTCTGAGCTGTTCCATAATGGTTGTCATTTCCACGAACCTCCCTGTTCATATGAGATTAAAACTATTGATTAAAAGACCAATTCCTTCAGTATAAACAATGTTAGACGAAAAAACGATAGATTCCAAATACCCATATAGGAAGATGTTTGCCATTGACCTGCTTAATTCCTCTCGCCTATGCTTATATAAATAGAAACAAACGATATAGGAGAGAATGATAGATGCGTTTATGGCATGAAGATCTAATTCGTATGC
This sequence is a window from Paenibacillus urinalis. Protein-coding genes within it:
- a CDS encoding biliverdin-producing heme oxygenase, with protein sequence MTTIMEQLRKETAEEHDRIEQNDYAKAIMNHTLNKADYQAYLEKFYGFILPIEQKIEQLDGVQELGIDMKHRAKSPLLEQDLAYLSSNRQQVPLCSEIPEIALTEQLLGYLYVIEGSTLGGQVITRKLREHLALEPGAGLSYFNAYGQDTRVAWKELSGIMNSAAEAGANREVIVGTAKETFRLLNQWVNTTDHSE